A part of Solea solea chromosome 8, fSolSol10.1, whole genome shotgun sequence genomic DNA contains:
- the smim15 gene encoding small integral membrane protein 15, whose translation MIDVRAWAEYVVEWAAKDPYGFLTTVILALTPLFIASALLSWKLAKMIEVRDREQKKKQKRQENIAKAKRTKKD comes from the coding sequence ATGATTGATGTTCGTGCATGGGCAGAGTATGTGGTGGAGTGGGCTGCCAAAGACCCCTATGGTTTCCTCACCACTGTCATCCTGGCTCTCACACCTCTTTTCATTGCCAGTGCACTGCTGTCCTGGAAACTGGCCAAGATGATAGAGGTCCGTGACCGGGAAcagaagaaaaagcagaaacGGCAGGAAAACATAGCCAAGGCAAAAAGGACCAAGAAAGACTGA